One Verrucomicrobiia bacterium genomic window, CGAGCCGCATCGAGGACCTGATCCTGCAATTGAAAAAGCAATTCACCATTGTGATCGTGACGCACAACATGCAGCAGGCGGCGCGCATAGCGGATCGCACCGCCTTCTTCTATCTCGGCAGGTTGATTGAATACGATGCCACTTCAAAAATCTTCACCAGTCCTGCGAACAAGCAGACCGAGGATTACGTGACGGGGCGATTCGGCTGAACGGGAGCGCATCATCATGGAGCATCTCATCGATATGGAACTCGACGCACTGAAGCAGGCCTTGCTGACAATGGCGAGCCACGCTGAAACCGCGGTGAATCGCGCCGTGCGCGCCCTGCAGGAGCGTGACCACGCTCTGGCCTCGCAAGTGAACGACGATGATGTCGTGATCGACCGTTATGAAATTGAGATCGACGAAAGGGCGATCCAGCTTCTGGCGAAAGCTCCGCTGGCAGGCGACCTGCGGTTCGTAACCGTGGCAATGAAGATCTCTCAGAATCTCGAACGCGTGGGCGACGAGGCAGCGAAGATTGCCAAGCGCGCTCGTGACCTGAGCGGCGAGGCGCCCGTGCGGGTCCAGATCGACGTGCAGCCAATGGCGGCGCTCGCCATTTCCATGTTGCGGGATGCTTTGGATGCATTCGTCCGGCGCGATGCTGCTGCAGCTCGGGAAATTCTGCCGCGCGATCGCGGCGTCAATTCGATGAACAAGCAGTTCAGCGCCGTCCTTGCGGATCACATGTCGAACCATTCAAGTGAAGTGAAGGGGTGCTTGAAGCTGATGGTGGTGGTTAAGAGCCTGGAACGCATTGCCGATCACGCCAAGAATGTGGCCGAGGAAGTTGTTTTCCTTTGTGAAGCGCAGGATATCCGTCATGCCAGCAAAGCACGCTTTTCCCAGGGAAGCACTCGCTAGGATTGTCATTGTAACCATTTTGTTACATGCGTTCGACCGCCCCATCATGTTATGCAATGGCTGTGAAATCGAAGATACTCGTCGTGGACGACGAACCCGAAGCGGTGGAACTCGTCGAGTTCAACCTGCAGCAGGCGGGGTTCAAGGTCATCACCGCGGCTGACGGCGCTGAGGCACTGGAAAAGATTCGCACCGAGCCTCCTGATTTGATCGTGCTGGATTTGATGATCCCTGAGATTGGCGGATTGGACGTCTGCAAGATCTTGCGGCGCCAGCCAGTCACGGCCAGCATTCCGATCATCATGCTGACGGCGCGGGCTGCGGAAGTGGACCGCGTGGTGGGCCTGGAACTAGGCGCCGACGACTACGTTACGAAACCGTTCAGTCCCCGCGAACTTGTCCTGCGGATTCGAAAGCTGTTGCAGCGCGGCAAGGAGGATTCGCAGGACGTAATACGGTTTGGATCGCTTGTCATCGACATTCCGAGGCATATGGTCAGCTGGCAGGGTGAATCACTGGACCTTACGGCGACCGAATTCAAGCTGCTGACGCTTCTCGCGCAGCGCCGCGGCCGGGTTCAGTCAAGGGACCAGTTATTGCGGGACGTGTGGGATTACAACAGCCTGGTCGATACACGCACAGTCGATACCCACATGCGGCGCCTTCGAGAAAAGCTCGGACCTGCCGCAAAACATCTCGATACCGTGAGAGGCGTGGGCTACCGCTTCATCGAAGCTCAATAAAGTGCTCTGGCCGGCCCTTGCCATCCTGTTCCTGGTTGTCGCTGTCACGCTCCATTTCCGGTGGCAGAACCGATTCAATCGAGCACAATCCGACGCGCGGCGGCAGATTCGTGAACTCGAAGATCGCCTGCACAGCGAAGTCCTCGATCGCGAGGCGCGGCAGCAACGCGTCTTCGACAGCATGGTGGAAGGATTGCTCGTTCTCGATCCGAATGACAGGATCGAGTTGGCAAACCGCGCCTTCATTCGGCTGTTCCAGATCGACACCGATGTGCGCGGAAAGACGGTCCTGGAAGTCTTGAGACGCCATGAACTGGCTGAGTTGTTGAAGCGCGCCGACAGCAACACGCCTGGGCAGGAGTATGAATTCACCCTGGAAGGTTCGGCTGAGCGCTGGCTTCACATCAATTCTGCGACATTGCAGGACAGCGAGGGCACTCGCCAGGGCGCGATCCTCGTCTTCCATGACCTGACCCGCGTCAAGCAACTGGAACGCACGCGCGAGGAATTTGTTGCGAATGTGAGCCACGAGCTGCGCACACCGCTTTCGTTGATCAAAGGCTATGTAGAAACGCTGCTGGACGGCGCGCGCGATGATCCGGAGCTTTCAACAAAATTTCTCCACACCATCCGCCGCAATTCCGAACGTCTGCAATTTCTTATCGAAGACCTGCTGACCATATCGGAATTGGAGTCCGGACGGATGGCAATGAACGTTCAACCGGTTTCACTGCGCGCAGTCATCGATAGAGTGATCGACGATCATCGATCAGAAATCGCAGCGCGCCGCACTGTTGTGGAAAACGAATCGCCAGAGATGATGATTGATGCGGATAGCGACCGGCTGCACCAGGTGCTTGGAAATTTGATCAGCAACGCTTTGAAGTACGGGAAGCCCGATGGCACGGTTCAAATTGGCGCGCAACAACAACAGGGCGGATGGGTGCACGTGTGGGTTCAGGATGATGGCCCCGGAATTCCATTGGATGCGTTGGGCCGCGTCTTCGAACGGTTCTACCGGGTTGACAAGGCAAGATCGCGTGAAACAGGCGGCACGGGATTGGGCCTATCGATTGTGAAACACATCGTTCAAAGCCATGGCGGCACGGTCTGGGCCGAGAGTGACCCTGGGAAAGGCGCGACGTTTCACTTTACAATTCCAGCGCACGTCGAAAATCCCTGAGCACCGGAACGGCCTATTTTCTTTCGCTCACCGCATCCATCGCGTGAACCAGCCCGTAACTGCGGTCGTTGACCTGCTTCATCGCATCCAGCAACGGCCTGTACGGCAAATAGCGATTACTCACGATCCCCTTATTGGAATCCACGTTTGAAGGGTCAACCCCGACCGCGTCGGGGTCGTTGTCGGTGTATTTGAACCAATCCCAACCGACACAAATTTTGGATTCGAGCAGGCTCAGGGTGAAGTTCTGGTAGAATCGGCCGCGGTCAGCTTGTGTTTTCACGGTCCATCCGGCGCCGCTCCGATTCGCAAGTCCCGAGTCCATGCCCTTGGCATACCATTCCGTGATCATGACGGGACGGCCGGATTCCCGATTCCACATTCCCATCAAGTTCGCGTCAGGTGTCCATGCCCAATAATAATTCACTGCGATCACGTCCAGGTAAGGAGCCGCAGCACGAAAGATTTCAGGATACGTCGTGGCACGGCCATTGATGCGCGACCCGAGAAAGAGATGGTTGGGGTCGTATTTCTTGATGGCCCGCGAAACGATTCTGAAATAGCGGTCTGCAACGAAT contains:
- a CDS encoding response regulator transcription factor; this translates as MAVKSKILVVDDEPEAVELVEFNLQQAGFKVITAADGAEALEKIRTEPPDLIVLDLMIPEIGGLDVCKILRRQPVTASIPIIMLTARAAEVDRVVGLELGADDYVTKPFSPRELVLRIRKLLQRGKEDSQDVIRFGSLVIDIPRHMVSWQGESLDLTATEFKLLTLLAQRRGRVQSRDQLLRDVWDYNSLVDTRTVDTHMRRLREKLGPAAKHLDTVRGVGYRFIEAQ
- the phoU gene encoding phosphate signaling complex protein PhoU, with the protein product MEHLIDMELDALKQALLTMASHAETAVNRAVRALQERDHALASQVNDDDVVIDRYEIEIDERAIQLLAKAPLAGDLRFVTVAMKISQNLERVGDEAAKIAKRARDLSGEAPVRVQIDVQPMAALAISMLRDALDAFVRRDAAAAREILPRDRGVNSMNKQFSAVLADHMSNHSSEVKGCLKLMVVVKSLERIADHAKNVAEEVVFLCEAQDIRHASKARFSQGSTR
- a CDS encoding ATP-binding protein; translation: MLWPALAILFLVVAVTLHFRWQNRFNRAQSDARRQIRELEDRLHSEVLDREARQQRVFDSMVEGLLVLDPNDRIELANRAFIRLFQIDTDVRGKTVLEVLRRHELAELLKRADSNTPGQEYEFTLEGSAERWLHINSATLQDSEGTRQGAILVFHDLTRVKQLERTREEFVANVSHELRTPLSLIKGYVETLLDGARDDPELSTKFLHTIRRNSERLQFLIEDLLTISELESGRMAMNVQPVSLRAVIDRVIDDHRSEIAARRTVVENESPEMMIDADSDRLHQVLGNLISNALKYGKPDGTVQIGAQQQQGGWVHVWVQDDGPGIPLDALGRVFERFYRVDKARSRETGGTGLGLSIVKHIVQSHGGTVWAESDPGKGATFHFTIPAHVENP